The Phaeodactylum tricornutum CCAP 1055/1 chromosome 8, whole genome shotgun sequence genome has a window encoding:
- a CDS encoding predicted protein — translation MAGIDGALKHERVQSMRLPSAAIRSFFTVSADRARRTARREKYKSTNQIGFYLTATGVGLFDTPNNPETISDRLWEEWRLNTYVVNDAYLSGNSFSQRGGGGGAGGANRLSLLAVVAQERVEPHKILHDVPTIGPLSYIMSDYDSAVKVHATLAFSSPTRMTSQRFRSRQYHLFSIRKPPRTHNRAERRQPSEESSTSEESRSRLSNDTTSREAPPANEYPVSAVVSKARTRLFGFLQEANVVAVVPKTPTAAAVTTPKTNLPITASSDSLSFFQSGRSYYDTLIPTGWSDEEERRFTLESPDVIWEPDICKVIGSAKRAHVPEHITVLISSTKKTIKVQETGVSSQDDGTGTMPIEALRIKTFEDSSYNAESVIQDETLNVAHGMDDQPGKADDHIGLLLPQTIPTRFLSRNHSRSYKLRERAASSIQRHFRISRVRARLRQAISQTLTRSARDRGHRVVNKLQQQRNADVLAALGRFQTALAQADCQFDFFVSYEDYRKKFQKNTPNEPTFQTEKAVLKAQSLWRGTSFRWKVALRWRGILRLQAWVRGVTARVCYHHKRRAIICLQKTQRNFMVQASLARVTARLTKQLGDKRRALAASSIQNFWRCVHPKVKLRRVRIHQSLGRALHTRQQNAAQTIGRAIRGWAVRVRYKRLNKSARALQAVARRNNVYRRIKKEISALLIQRFCHRIWLRIAIRRHLILLAFGRDPKTRRHNAAVSVQRRHRGRWSKRHFQVVVRSVVAIQAARRRHKAVVELRDSIRGCCTIQNAWRQVTARKRIGDYGPEELAPMCCDTSFARRDRTV, via the exons ATGGCTGGGATCGACGGAGCCTTGAAACACGAACGGGTCCAGTCGATGAGATTGCCGTCGGCAGCAATTCGTTCGTTCTTCACGGTCAGCGCGGATCGGGCGCGACGGACGGCCCGGCGTGAGAAGTACAAATCAACCAATCAAATTGGGTTTTACCTGACAGCGACAGGGGTAGGGTTATTTGATACTCCAAATAATCCGGAAACGATTTCCGATCGTCTCTGGGAAGAGTGGCGACTGAACACTTATGTGGTCAATGACG CCTACTTGAGT GGAAATTCGTTCTCGCaacggggggggggggggggggcagGGGGGGCAAATCGTTTGTCGCTATTAGCTGTTGTTGCTCAGGAACGGGTCGAGCCTCACAAGATCCTACACGACGTACCCACCATTGGGCCGCTCTCCTATATTATGAGCGACTACGACTCGGCCGTCAAGGTCCACGCGACCCTGGCGTTTTCTAGTCCGACCCGCATGACCTCGCAGCGTTTCCGGTCGCGTCAGTATCACCTTTTCTCGATCCGCAAGCCTCCCCGGACGCACAACCGTGCCGAACGACGTCAACCGTCCGAAGAATCTAGTACGTCGGAAGAATCGAGATCGCGGCTTTCCAACGACACAACGTCACGAGAAGCACCTCCCGCAAACGAGTATCCGGTTAGTGCCGTGGTCTCCAAGGCCAGGACTCGCCTCTTTGGGTTTCTGCAGGAAGCCAACGTTGTTGCGGTGGTTCCAAAGACTCCTACGGCTGCTGCTGTTACGACCCCCAAGACGAACCTCCCAATCACGGCTTCATCGGACTCTTTGTCGTTCTTTCAGTCGGGACGATCGTACTACGACACTCTTATCCCTACCGGTTGgtccgacgaggaagaacgAAGATTTACTTTGGAAAGTCCGGATGTCATTTGGGAGCCAGACATATGTAAAGTTATTGGCAGCGCGAAACGTGCGCACGTGCCAGAGCATATCACAGTCTTGATTTcgtcgacgaaaaagacaatCAAAGTACAAGAGACCGGCGTCTCGAGTCAAGATGATGGAACCGGGACCATGCCTATCGAAGCACTGCGAATTAAAACCTTTGAGGATTCTTCGTACAATGCAGAATCCGTTATTCAAGACGAAACACTGAATGTCGCTCATGGGATGGATGACCAACCGGGAAAAGCTGACGACCACATCGGCCTGCTTCTACCGCAGACCATTCCCACAAGATTTCTTTCCCGGAACCATTCGCGATCGTACAAACTCAGAGAGCGCGCCGCTAGTAGTATTCAACGACACTTTCGAATTAGTCGCGTACGAGCCAGATTGCGTCAAGCTATTTCCCAGACCCTGACTCGTTCGGCCCGGGAC AGGGGCCACCGCGTTGTCAACAAATTGCAACAGCAGCGAAATGCGGATGTGCTGGCAGCTTTAGGTCGCTTTCAAACGGCCCTGGCACAAGCAGATTGTCAATTTGATTTTTTTGTCTCATATGAAGACTACCGTAAAAAATTCCAGAAAAACACTCCCAATGAACCTACATTTCAGACTGAAAAAGCTGTATTGAAAGCCCAAAGCTTGTGGAGGGGCACGTCTTTTCGATGGAAGGTAGCATTGAGGTGGCGAGGGATTCTAAGACTACAGGCCTGGGTACGAGGTGTCACTGCAAGAGTTTGCTATCACCACAAGCGTAGGGCCATCATTTGCCTTCAAAAAACTCAGCGAAACTTTATGGTCCAAGCTTCTCTCGCTCGCGTAACAGCGAGGCTCACGAAACAACTTGGAGACAAGAGGAGGGCCCTGGCTGCTTCTTCAATCCAAAACTTCTGGCGCTGCGTCCATCCCAAGGTAAAGCTACGTCGTGTGCGTATTCATCAGTCTTTAGGACGCGCCCTTCACACGCGCCAGCAAAATGCGGCTCAGACAATTGGCAGAGCAATCAGGGGATGGGCAGTAAGAGTGCGATATAAGCGTTTGAACAAAAGTGCACGGGCTCTTCAGGCAGTAGCTCGACGCAACAATGTCTACCGCCGAATCAAAAAAGAGATCTCTGCCTTGTTGATTCAACGATTCTGTCATAGAATTTGGCTACGGATCGCTATTCGACGGCATCTCATTCTTCTCGCCTTCGGTAGAGATCCAAAAACTCGTCGACACAATGCGGCTGTTTCTGTGCAACGAAGGCACAGGGGACGATGGTCCAAACGCCACTTTCAGGTCGTTGTGAGATCCGTGGTTGCGATACAAGCGGCAAGACGTCGTCATAAGGCAGTTGTGGAGCTTCGGGATTCTATTAGGGGGTGCTGTACCATTCAGAATGCTTGGCGTCAAGTTACTGCTCGGAAAAGAATCGGAGACTATGGTCCAGAGGAATTGGCGCCGATGTGTTGCGATACGTCGTTTGCACGCCGCGATCGGACCGTGTAA